The Aureispira anguillae genome contains a region encoding:
- the gcvP gene encoding aminomethyl-transferring glycine dehydrogenase → MFDIQHPDRFVNRHLGPNEKELAKMLATIGVDSLEQLIDQTVPSNIRYQKELNLPEAMSEFDYLNMLKGIAAKNQVFKTYIGLGYYPTITPSAILRNVFQNPGWYTPYTPYQAEIAQGRLEALLNFQTVVSDFTGLPIANASLLDEGTAAAEAMSMFYNIKNKRAKGDLANQILVSTQIYPQTLDVIYARAEPLGIEVVLTDTFDITDKTFAILLQYPDVNGQVDDYSAIVEKAKAHKVYTAVAADLMSLALLTPPGEWGADAVVGNTQRFGVPMGFGGPHAAFFATKEDFKRQIPGRIIGVSIDSNGDPALRMALQTREQHIRRDKATSNICTAQALLAVMASMYAVYHGPDGIKSIAGRMHTLAQILDLELKALGYQQLNTYYFDTIKLSVEATLQGKIKAAALAAGMNFYYPNETTIQIALNEEVDLQAVADIVNLFAGEKGAAKTSTEQLLEKHKDLDLQIPATLVRESDYLTHPTFNSYHSESQLMRYIKRLENKDLSLVHSMISLGSCTMKLNAATEMLPVSWSEFADIHPFAPSDQTKGYEQLINELEEYLCTITGFDACSLMSNSGAQGEYSGLLAIRAYHQSRGEGHRNIVLIPSSAHGTNPASAVLAGMKVVVTKCDERGNLDLNDLTEKAEKYKDNLSALMVTYPSTHGVFEATIKEVCAVIHQFGGKVYMDGANMNAQVGLTSPGEIGADVCHLNLHKTFAIPHGGGGPGMGPICVNNSLAPFLPKHSFRTVGGSQGVHAVAAAPWGSASILLISYGYIRLLGRTGCKAATEYAILNANYIKARLEGAYDVLYTGEKGRAAHELIIDLRNFKSVNVSAEDVAKRLMDYGFHAPTLSFPVAGTIMIEPTESEDQAELDRFCDALLQIRKEIDEIATGEADAQNNVLHNAPHKQTVIINSNWDRPYSVEQAVFPLPFVRANKFWPQIGRVNNAYGDKNLICSCPSIESYEEIEA, encoded by the coding sequence ATGTTTGATATTCAGCATCCTGACCGTTTTGTGAACCGTCACTTAGGACCCAATGAAAAAGAGTTAGCTAAGATGTTAGCAACCATTGGTGTAGACTCTTTGGAGCAACTAATTGACCAAACGGTTCCATCTAATATTCGTTACCAAAAAGAGTTGAATTTGCCAGAAGCAATGTCAGAATTTGATTATCTGAATATGCTAAAAGGAATAGCTGCAAAAAATCAAGTATTTAAAACGTACATTGGTTTGGGCTATTATCCAACGATTACACCTTCTGCTATTTTGAGAAATGTATTTCAAAATCCAGGTTGGTATACTCCTTATACTCCTTATCAAGCAGAGATTGCGCAAGGACGTTTGGAGGCTCTATTAAACTTTCAAACTGTAGTCAGTGACTTTACAGGTTTACCAATTGCCAATGCTTCTCTTTTGGATGAAGGAACAGCAGCAGCAGAGGCAATGTCTATGTTTTATAACATTAAAAACAAACGAGCTAAAGGTGATCTTGCCAATCAAATTTTGGTTTCTACCCAAATTTATCCACAAACACTGGATGTAATTTATGCGAGAGCAGAGCCTTTGGGAATTGAGGTTGTTTTGACCGATACATTTGATATAACAGACAAAACATTTGCTATCTTATTACAGTATCCTGATGTTAATGGTCAGGTGGATGATTATAGTGCTATTGTTGAAAAGGCAAAAGCACATAAAGTTTATACAGCGGTAGCCGCAGATTTAATGAGTTTGGCACTATTGACGCCTCCTGGTGAATGGGGAGCAGATGCAGTGGTTGGAAATACGCAACGATTTGGCGTTCCAATGGGTTTTGGAGGACCTCATGCGGCATTTTTTGCCACCAAGGAAGATTTTAAGCGTCAAATACCTGGTCGCATTATTGGGGTTTCTATTGATAGTAATGGTGATCCTGCTTTGCGTATGGCTTTGCAAACTCGTGAACAACATATCCGTAGAGATAAAGCAACTTCTAATATCTGTACCGCACAAGCATTATTGGCGGTGATGGCTAGTATGTATGCGGTATATCATGGACCAGATGGAATCAAATCTATTGCTGGACGTATGCATACATTGGCGCAAATCTTAGATTTGGAGCTAAAAGCATTGGGGTATCAACAATTGAATACTTATTACTTTGATACCATTAAATTAAGCGTTGAAGCGACACTCCAAGGGAAAATAAAAGCGGCAGCTTTGGCGGCAGGAATGAATTTTTATTATCCAAATGAGACAACTATCCAAATTGCTTTGAACGAAGAAGTAGATCTTCAGGCAGTAGCGGATATTGTTAATTTATTTGCAGGAGAAAAGGGAGCGGCTAAGACTTCTACTGAGCAGTTGCTTGAAAAACACAAAGACTTAGACTTGCAAATACCAGCAACTTTGGTACGTGAAAGCGATTATTTGACCCATCCTACCTTCAATAGCTATCATTCTGAAAGTCAGTTGATGCGTTATATTAAACGTTTAGAAAATAAAGATCTTTCTTTGGTGCATTCTATGATTTCATTGGGGTCGTGTACGATGAAATTGAATGCAGCTACTGAAATGCTCCCCGTTTCATGGTCGGAGTTTGCAGATATACACCCGTTCGCACCAAGCGACCAAACCAAGGGGTATGAACAGTTAATTAATGAGCTAGAAGAGTATCTTTGTACGATTACAGGATTTGATGCTTGTTCTTTGATGTCTAATTCTGGAGCACAAGGTGAATATTCTGGTTTATTGGCTATTCGTGCTTATCATCAGTCAAGAGGAGAGGGGCATCGTAACATTGTCTTGATTCCTTCTTCTGCTCATGGGACGAACCCTGCATCTGCAGTATTGGCAGGAATGAAAGTTGTGGTTACAAAATGTGATGAGCGTGGGAATTTGGATCTTAATGATTTAACAGAAAAAGCTGAAAAATACAAAGATAACTTGTCCGCTTTGATGGTCACATATCCTTCTACACATGGTGTTTTTGAAGCAACAATCAAAGAGGTTTGTGCTGTGATTCATCAATTTGGAGGTAAGGTTTATATGGATGGTGCTAATATGAATGCACAAGTAGGCTTAACATCTCCTGGTGAGATTGGAGCAGATGTATGCCATTTAAATTTACACAAAACATTTGCGATTCCTCACGGTGGTGGTGGCCCAGGAATGGGACCTATCTGTGTTAACAATAGCCTTGCACCATTTTTGCCTAAGCATTCATTCCGAACTGTTGGCGGAAGTCAAGGTGTGCATGCTGTTGCTGCTGCTCCTTGGGGCTCTGCAAGCATTTTGCTGATTTCTTATGGATACATTCGTTTATTGGGAAGAACAGGATGTAAGGCGGCAACCGAATATGCTATTTTGAATGCCAACTATATCAAAGCTAGATTGGAAGGAGCCTATGATGTATTGTACACTGGCGAGAAAGGACGTGCTGCTCATGAGCTAATTATTGATCTGCGCAATTTCAAATCGGTCAATGTTAGTGCAGAGGATGTTGCCAAGCGTTTGATGGATTATGGTTTCCATGCGCCAACACTTTCTTTTCCTGTAGCTGGAACAATTATGATTGAGCCTACAGAGTCTGAAGATCAAGCAGAATTGGACCGCTTTTGTGATGCGTTGTTACAAATTCGAAAAGAAATTGACGAAATTGCTACAGGAGAAGCAGATGCCCAAAATAATGTGTTGCACAATGCGCCACATAAACAAACGGTTATTATCAACTCAAATTGGGATCGACCTTATTCTGTAGAGCAGGCCGTATTCCCTTTGCCTTTTGTTAGAGCGAATAAGTTTTGGCCTCAAATTGGTCGAGTAAATAATGCCTATGGAGATAAAAATTTAATTTGTTCTTGTCCTTCAATTGAGTCGTATGAAGAAATAGAGGCATAA
- a CDS encoding right-handed parallel beta-helix repeat-containing protein, with translation MRSHKYFYVVFIWIGILSNLQATTYVSQHIDKDTKWLKINSPYIVTVDITIQSGATLEIEAGTKILFSKETQIVIAGNLIAKGSPSQKISFTGLGDSDWNGFYFSKECNDYNPSTQEGICFDYCVFKGTGNSPAHLIRSKGCDINLSNSTIESCYTAIQTERQAEMWISNSTFKNCNRVLNIRNTSLATVTNNKMIACNSILLGGTTTFKDNILKRFTARGRHSGIVVWMLGGGIVNISDNQFIKFEDYAIKLHKMSKRSSFLVHNNDFKHNKTNLKLSCQYYNKGNSTVENNNFYNCKQYHITLFAPCSDEAQDTLNIGSNYWGRLSNHEVKESILDHHQDKNITAKVQYDPILKKTTP, from the coding sequence ATGCGCTCTCATAAATACTTTTATGTTGTTTTTATATGGATTGGTATACTTAGCAATCTACAAGCAACAACTTATGTCAGTCAGCATATAGACAAGGACACCAAATGGCTCAAAATCAACAGCCCATATATTGTCACTGTTGATATAACCATTCAATCTGGTGCTACTTTAGAGATTGAGGCAGGTACCAAAATTTTATTTTCAAAAGAAACACAAATAGTAATTGCAGGAAATTTGATCGCCAAGGGTAGCCCCAGCCAAAAAATAAGCTTTACTGGTTTGGGAGATTCGGATTGGAATGGCTTCTATTTTTCCAAAGAGTGTAATGATTATAACCCTAGTACACAAGAAGGGATTTGTTTTGACTATTGTGTATTCAAAGGAACGGGCAACTCTCCCGCTCATTTAATTCGATCCAAAGGCTGTGACATTAACCTGTCCAACAGTACCATTGAAAGTTGCTATACGGCAATACAAACGGAACGACAAGCGGAAATGTGGATTAGTAATTCTACCTTCAAGAACTGCAATCGAGTACTGAATATACGCAATACTAGCTTGGCAACGGTTACCAATAACAAAATGATTGCTTGTAACTCTATATTGCTAGGAGGCACCACAACGTTTAAAGATAATATCTTAAAAAGGTTTACGGCAAGAGGCAGGCATTCTGGTATTGTTGTATGGATGTTGGGAGGGGGAATCGTAAACATCAGTGACAATCAATTTATCAAGTTTGAAGATTATGCTATCAAGCTTCACAAAATGAGTAAACGCTCTTCTTTTTTGGTTCATAACAATGATTTTAAGCACAATAAAACCAACTTAAAATTATCTTGCCAATACTATAACAAAGGCAATTCTACGGTTGAAAATAATAATTTTTATAATTGCAAACAATACCACATTACCCTATTTGCCCCTTGTTCGGATGAAGCGCAAGATACCTTGAATATTGGTTCCAATTATTGGGGGCGTTTATCCAATCATGAAGTAAAAGAAAGCATTCTAGATCATCACCAAGATAAAAATATAACAGCAAAAGTTCAATACGATCCTATCCTCAAAAAAACAACCCCATAG
- a CDS encoding TolC family protein, whose translation MNKTINRSLIFYFQRTNIYISISFLLLTSLGLKAQTTISMQEAIERIKTQHPNVLQQDLYIQQQRILKDAGKVQPAMGMGYSFEELGLAGSGVHSIYLQQDFNLPQVAQRKVALQEALAQTGEWQKAATQKQLERSVAGLYQQILFLKSQQNLNTELLDLYTKIEKIAQKRAEVGETGQLPIISTQSAKQQIQLQQMNTQQNYTTQLMLLQQFLMDNNIEGLSDTALVPLSIPASTNEIETHPLVQQIDQQMTANTLQSEVIKSQLLPQISTSFQVQVVDQTFPNFGAQIGLNVPLFSKGIKAQVKANELTTKILAQNKTWQIQQLNSQKAIALNQMTLLQEQLSHFEQVLLPNLQQQQALSQQAYSIGELDYLNVLQGLTQIIAAKQRYLQLILQLNLAWIDYRYLVK comes from the coding sequence ATGAATAAAACTATTAATCGTTCTTTGATTTTTTATTTTCAACGAACGAACATCTATATAAGTATCAGCTTTTTATTGCTGACCAGTTTAGGGCTTAAGGCTCAAACTACCATTAGCATGCAAGAGGCGATTGAGCGCATCAAAACACAGCATCCCAATGTATTACAACAAGATTTGTACATCCAACAACAACGTATTTTAAAAGATGCGGGCAAAGTTCAACCTGCCATGGGGATGGGCTACAGTTTTGAAGAACTAGGATTGGCAGGTTCAGGAGTACACAGTATCTATTTGCAACAAGATTTTAATCTCCCTCAGGTTGCCCAACGAAAAGTTGCGTTACAGGAAGCTTTAGCCCAAACGGGAGAATGGCAAAAAGCAGCTACCCAAAAACAATTGGAACGCTCTGTAGCGGGCTTGTATCAACAGATTCTATTTCTTAAAAGTCAACAAAATCTCAATACAGAACTGCTTGACCTTTATACCAAAATAGAAAAGATTGCCCAAAAGCGAGCAGAAGTAGGAGAAACAGGGCAACTACCCATTATTAGTACACAATCTGCCAAGCAACAAATCCAGCTGCAACAGATGAATACGCAACAAAATTATACGACACAATTGATGCTCCTTCAACAATTTTTGATGGACAATAACATTGAGGGACTTTCGGACACAGCACTTGTTCCATTGAGTATTCCTGCTTCAACAAATGAAATTGAAACGCATCCTTTAGTTCAACAAATTGACCAACAAATGACTGCCAATACGCTACAAAGTGAGGTGATTAAAAGTCAATTGCTACCACAAATATCTACTAGTTTTCAGGTACAGGTTGTAGACCAAACCTTTCCCAACTTTGGAGCACAAATAGGGCTTAATGTTCCTTTATTTAGCAAGGGGATTAAAGCACAAGTTAAAGCCAACGAGTTAACCACAAAAATTCTAGCGCAAAACAAAACTTGGCAAATACAACAGCTAAACAGTCAAAAAGCTATTGCACTAAACCAGATGACTTTGCTCCAAGAACAACTCAGCCATTTTGAACAAGTGCTATTGCCCAACCTCCAACAACAACAAGCGTTGAGTCAACAGGCTTATAGCATTGGGGAACTGGATTATCTAAATGTATTGCAAGGTCTAACGCAAATTATTGCCGCCAAACAACGCTATTTGCAATTGATTTTACAATTAAATTTGGCTTGGATTGATTATCGTTATTTGGTTAAATAG
- a CDS encoding efflux RND transporter periplasmic adaptor subunit: MKSWIILLFVANLLLIIGCHSHDHEGHDHSGHDHSGHDHGASSSNAHEGHDHGSEENIITYTLWEGDTELFLEFTPFVVGNSNSIRAVLTDLNGFKPLDASLEIHIKGKSKITTTAQKKGIFEATLPFKKAGKYDLVFVLGIGSNKQSFVLNQIPVASNKQDAFHLDYPNQDEKGSITFQRDQSWKSNFAVEKVLKRPVGDIIHTSGIIQPSTTDLSSIVAKRDGIVTIRKKNLTSGTAVRAGELLFTITGKGIIEDDLAMNFLKAQSNFDRQKSNLDRKQKLLNDKIIGQKEYDLALNEYELAAAEFDNLKKLFNKGEKRHLATTPSTGFVSQLLVQEGQFVKAGQPLASILKTSRVQVKVDVSPRYRSLLPTVIDANFINPYNDKAYSMSTLEGKIISFGRMTSHAEGHYIPIYFEINNHPDLSPGAMVEVFLMTQPNQEQLAIPRSAIIEEMGSYVVFIQKSAESYEKQVIEIGADNGIITQVISGLELNDKVVTSGALQIKLASMAGTVDPHAGHNH, encoded by the coding sequence ATGAAATCATGGATTATATTGCTATTCGTAGCTAATTTATTGTTAATAATAGGTTGTCATTCTCACGATCATGAAGGGCATGACCATTCAGGACACGATCACTCAGGACATGACCATGGAGCCTCCTCCTCAAATGCTCACGAAGGGCACGACCACGGCTCAGAAGAAAATATTATTACTTATACATTATGGGAAGGTGACACAGAACTCTTTCTTGAATTTACCCCTTTTGTAGTAGGAAATAGTAATTCTATTCGAGCAGTTTTGACCGATCTAAATGGATTCAAACCGCTTGATGCTTCTTTAGAAATACACATAAAAGGCAAGTCCAAAATTACGACCACAGCCCAAAAGAAAGGTATTTTTGAAGCAACTCTCCCTTTTAAAAAAGCAGGGAAATATGATTTGGTTTTTGTACTGGGAATAGGCTCTAACAAACAATCATTTGTTTTGAATCAAATTCCTGTTGCTAGCAACAAACAGGATGCCTTCCACTTAGACTATCCAAATCAAGATGAAAAAGGAAGCATTACCTTTCAACGGGATCAAAGCTGGAAAAGTAATTTTGCTGTTGAAAAAGTTTTAAAACGTCCTGTTGGTGATATTATACATACTTCGGGAATTATTCAACCCTCTACAACAGACTTGTCTTCGATTGTAGCCAAACGAGATGGAATTGTTACCATAAGAAAAAAGAATCTTACCTCTGGAACAGCTGTTCGAGCTGGAGAGTTGTTATTTACAATTACAGGCAAAGGGATTATAGAGGATGACTTAGCAATGAATTTCTTAAAAGCTCAATCGAATTTTGATCGGCAAAAATCAAATTTAGACCGAAAACAAAAATTGCTGAACGATAAAATTATTGGGCAAAAAGAATATGATTTGGCACTTAACGAGTACGAATTAGCAGCCGCCGAATTTGACAACCTAAAGAAACTATTCAATAAAGGAGAAAAACGGCATTTAGCAACCACGCCTTCTACTGGTTTTGTCTCTCAGCTTTTGGTTCAAGAAGGACAATTTGTCAAGGCTGGGCAACCTTTGGCTTCCATCCTAAAAACAAGCCGTGTACAAGTTAAAGTAGATGTTTCTCCACGCTATCGTTCTTTATTGCCTACGGTTATAGATGCCAACTTTATCAACCCCTATAATGACAAAGCTTACTCGATGTCAACCTTGGAAGGCAAAATCATTTCTTTTGGTAGAATGACCAGTCATGCAGAAGGGCATTATATCCCCATTTACTTCGAAATCAACAACCATCCAGATCTTTCTCCTGGGGCAATGGTAGAAGTATTTTTGATGACACAACCCAACCAAGAACAACTAGCAATACCTCGTTCTGCTATTATAGAAGAAATGGGAAGCTATGTTGTTTTTATACAAAAAAGTGCTGAAAGCTACGAAAAACAAGTCATAGAAATAGGTGCTGACAACGGCATAATAACGCAAGTTATATCAGGGCTTGAACTAAATGACAAGGTGGTAACTTCAGGGGCATTGCAAATTAAGCTTGCCTCTATGGCTGGCACTGTTGATCCACATGCAGGACACAACCACTAA
- a CDS encoding efflux RND transporter permease subunit, translated as MLNILIKNALNNRPLVLALAVLLMLAGGWVSTQVDIDVFPDLTAPTVTVMTEAHGMSAEEMERLVTFKLETALNGAPGVRRLRSSSSSELSTVIIEFDWGTDIYRARQIVNERLGTVQSDLPDNVKNPVMAPIASIMGEIQMVGMVSDSMSGIDMNTLANWYIKPRLLAVEGVAKVVIYGGEEKEYQVYASPSKMKLHHVSLDELYNAIAQLNHNASGGYLEQHGKQYLISGKGRIRSIKEIEEAFVKMEGDVAVRVADLATVKIGGAPKLGNASINGKDAITLTILKQPTANTLKLTQEIDKTIVEIAQNLPPSVVLDPDLFKQSNFIENSISNLQRVLLEGVFFVILVLFLFLMEWRTTLISVITIPLSLLTSILVLYLMGFSMNTMTLGGLAIAVGVLVDDAIVDVENVYKRLRQNAILPLAQQKSKLSIIYDATFEVRSSILNSSLIIIASFIPLFFLSGVEGRLLQPLGVAFLIVIIVSLLVAVAITPALCSVLLKTDAQEAKEQQIKYNIVIRSLMRLYNKVLQLSLKRSYSILAVSFLLLLVAILTMSGLGRSFLPDFNEGSLTISAVVPPETSLTETNKIGQKIEKLLLEVPEIDLVGRRTGRASMDEHAQSHYASEIEVPLTMKERSKSAVMADIRAKIGNIPGVTINIGQPISHRIDHMISGTRSNIAIKLFGEDLTKMFQIGNQIKQNISEIEGIVDVNLDQKTEIPHVYIYPKHEMLARSGISIEHFADFIDIAIGGKTVVQVYENQRSFNLKLRLKEDVRDQIEKLEHLLIENFEGDKIPFGKVARIVSNSSPERINREKVRRKLVIAANVADRDMKSAVEAIQAKIAATVQLPESYHIEYSGQFESEQKATSMLLLTSFFSLVIIFFLIMREFKEVWLSVIILINLPLALIGGVFMIYFDSGIISIASTIGFISLFGIATRNGMLLISRYQTLIAEGHRLKEAIIEGSLDRLNPILMTATTTGLALIPLIFAGGQAGNEIQSPMAVVIVGGLISSTLLNLVVVPCTFYLLKRQATNNA; from the coding sequence ATGTTAAATATATTAATAAAAAATGCGCTCAATAACCGACCTCTGGTATTGGCACTTGCTGTCTTGCTCATGCTAGCAGGAGGTTGGGTAAGTACACAGGTAGATATTGATGTCTTTCCCGATCTAACAGCACCAACCGTAACGGTTATGACAGAAGCACACGGTATGTCTGCTGAAGAAATGGAACGTTTGGTAACCTTTAAGTTAGAAACAGCCTTAAATGGTGCTCCTGGCGTTCGGCGACTGCGTTCTTCTTCCTCTTCTGAACTATCTACTGTTATTATAGAATTTGATTGGGGAACCGATATTTATAGAGCTCGACAAATCGTCAATGAACGTTTAGGTACCGTACAATCTGACCTACCTGATAATGTAAAAAATCCTGTCATGGCTCCCATTGCCTCTATCATGGGAGAAATTCAGATGGTTGGAATGGTCTCTGACTCCATGTCTGGAATAGATATGAATACCTTAGCCAATTGGTACATTAAACCCCGCCTTTTAGCAGTAGAAGGGGTTGCTAAAGTTGTTATTTATGGTGGAGAAGAAAAGGAATATCAAGTTTATGCTTCGCCCTCCAAAATGAAACTCCACCACGTTTCTTTAGATGAATTGTACAATGCCATTGCGCAACTCAATCACAATGCTTCTGGAGGATATTTGGAACAACACGGCAAGCAGTACCTCATTTCTGGCAAAGGGCGTATCCGATCGATCAAAGAAATAGAAGAAGCCTTTGTTAAGATGGAAGGCGATGTGGCCGTCCGTGTAGCAGATTTAGCTACCGTCAAAATTGGAGGAGCTCCCAAACTGGGCAACGCTTCTATCAATGGTAAAGATGCCATTACGCTTACCATTCTGAAACAACCAACTGCCAATACCTTAAAGTTAACGCAGGAGATTGACAAGACCATTGTAGAGATTGCTCAAAACCTGCCTCCAAGTGTCGTGCTAGATCCCGATCTATTCAAGCAAAGTAATTTTATAGAAAACTCCATCAGTAATCTACAACGTGTTTTATTGGAAGGTGTCTTTTTTGTGATTTTGGTACTTTTTCTATTTTTAATGGAATGGCGCACCACACTAATTTCTGTTATTACCATTCCACTGTCCTTATTAACTAGTATTTTGGTACTATACCTTATGGGGTTCTCAATGAATACCATGACCTTGGGAGGTTTAGCTATTGCTGTTGGTGTTTTGGTAGATGATGCAATTGTTGATGTAGAAAACGTCTATAAACGATTGCGGCAGAATGCTATTTTGCCCCTCGCACAACAAAAGAGTAAATTAAGTATCATTTATGATGCTACTTTTGAGGTTCGTTCTTCCATCCTAAATTCTTCCCTTATCATTATAGCTTCCTTTATTCCACTCTTTTTCCTTAGTGGAGTTGAAGGGCGGTTATTGCAACCTTTGGGAGTTGCCTTTTTAATTGTTATCATTGTTTCTTTATTGGTGGCAGTAGCAATTACGCCAGCCTTGTGTAGCGTTCTATTAAAAACAGATGCCCAAGAAGCCAAAGAACAACAGATTAAGTATAACATTGTCATTCGAAGTTTGATGCGCCTTTACAATAAGGTACTCCAACTAAGTTTAAAACGTTCCTATAGCATCTTAGCCGTTTCTTTTCTTTTATTGCTTGTTGCCATTCTAACCATGTCTGGCTTAGGGCGTTCTTTTTTGCCTGACTTTAATGAAGGTTCTTTGACTATATCGGCAGTCGTTCCACCAGAAACATCCTTGACAGAAACCAACAAGATCGGGCAAAAAATAGAAAAGCTATTGCTCGAAGTTCCCGAAATTGATTTGGTAGGACGTAGAACGGGTCGTGCCTCTATGGATGAACATGCACAGAGTCATTATGCTTCAGAAATTGAAGTCCCTCTAACCATGAAAGAGCGCTCCAAAAGTGCTGTCATGGCAGATATTCGGGCTAAAATTGGTAATATTCCAGGAGTTACCATCAATATTGGACAGCCAATTTCCCATCGTATCGATCATATGATTTCAGGTACTCGTTCTAACATTGCAATTAAGCTATTTGGCGAAGATTTAACCAAAATGTTCCAAATTGGCAACCAAATCAAGCAAAACATTTCTGAAATAGAAGGTATTGTTGATGTCAATTTAGATCAAAAAACAGAAATTCCACATGTCTACATCTATCCCAAACACGAAATGTTAGCTCGAAGTGGCATTAGCATAGAGCATTTTGCAGATTTTATTGACATTGCCATTGGGGGCAAAACAGTGGTGCAAGTCTACGAAAATCAACGTAGTTTTAATCTAAAATTGCGCTTAAAAGAAGATGTTAGAGATCAAATCGAAAAATTAGAACATCTCTTAATTGAAAACTTTGAAGGAGACAAAATTCCATTTGGCAAAGTGGCTAGAATTGTTTCGAACAGTAGCCCTGAACGCATCAATCGAGAAAAAGTACGCCGCAAGCTAGTTATTGCAGCCAATGTTGCCGATAGAGATATGAAAAGTGCGGTAGAGGCTATACAAGCTAAAATTGCTGCAACGGTTCAATTGCCCGAAAGTTATCATATAGAATATAGTGGTCAGTTTGAAAGCGAGCAAAAAGCAACCAGTATGTTATTGCTCACTTCTTTCTTTTCGCTGGTTATCATTTTCTTTTTAATTATGCGAGAATTCAAAGAAGTTTGGCTCTCTGTTATTATTCTAATCAATCTTCCCTTGGCACTCATTGGTGGGGTGTTTATGATTTACTTTGATTCAGGCATTATTTCCATTGCCAGCACCATTGGTTTTATTAGTTTATTTGGAATTGCTACTCGAAACGGCATGTTGCTCATCTCTCGTTATCAAACCTTGATCGCAGAAGGACACCGCTTAAAAGAAGCCATCATAGAAGGCTCTTTAGATCGTTTGAACCCAATTTTAATGACTGCAACAACAACAGGTCTGGCTCTAATTCCTTTAATTTTTGCAGGAGGACAGGCAGGAAATGAGATCCAAAGCCCCATGGCTGTAGTTATTGTGGGTGGGTTAATTTCTTCTACCCTACTCAATCTTGTTGTTGTTCCTTGTACTTTTTACCTATTAAAGCGTCAAGCTACCAACAACGCATAA